The nucleotide window GCACTGCTTGAAAGAGTACATCAACCACATTGTCCAGGTCCTGCAGACAATACAGTCAACTGTGACAGGAAAGACACTGGCAGAGATATTCAAGGTAAGACATTATTCATTGAACCAATCAACAGCCATCAATACACCACTAGGGTAAAACACATCAAAGATCatgttaaaaagttaaaaaccagtacagtgcagtaaagccctaTATACTACAAGCCATACAGTGGATACAGTGTGATATGAActgttagttgttctgatgtGTTGTCTGTCAATTATTGAGAATGAATTCAGAAACCTTATTCATTAAttacaaaatgtacaataaatTTCTCTTGGTGCAGGTATTGACATAAATTCCAATAACATAAAAGTAATatctctatatatatatttaatggcACATGCTACTGatattttctgtaaataaacacagtattaattttacattttattacttaACTGTGTGTATCGTTAAATTGTACATATCACTTTTTATctgtagattttgtttttgcactaCAAATGAAGATGTACAGCTGATCACAGAGGAGGGATGAGAGAAGTGTCCTTGTTTATAAGAGTTATGGCCTGGGGGAAGAAGCTGTGTAGGTGTCAGTCCCAATTTGACAGAACTGGGGCTAACTAACACCTGCATAGCCTGTGATGGAAACTGTGAAGCTGTGACCCCACACTACACAACGAAACCACACTGAACTTGTTCTTGTCTTCACAGGAAGTGGCACAAGTGATTCTCACAAGCACATACAGAATTTCCTCTCCTGCAGAGGTGTGTCCCTCTCTTCCCTGCTGACCCAGAAAACCTTTTCAACTGTTCTCTGTTCCTGTTTTCAGTTCCTTCAGaataaagagactcagttcgtTCAGCCTGTCAGGATAGAACattccttgaaatgtgtgtttcatTCCAGAACATCTCTATCAATGTCAGTTAAATCGGTAACTCCTTTGCTTCCTCCTCCAGCTAATCCATGCCCTCAACAAGCTCACTCTCCGGCATGTGAAGCAGGAGTTCACCATCTTTCTGAATGAGCAGGTAAcagtgtgtgaaagtgtgtgacAATGTTAGTATAAAGGTgtcagagagtgtgtgtgtgcttgaaCTCCTGGGCTTGTTGACCTTGCTCCCCCTTTCTTCAGAGAATGATCATCCACAACACCACACAGGGGATGAGGAGGACTGTGGAGCTGAAAGAGGCTGAGCTGAAGGCCCGTGTGCAGGGTGAAGTCAGTCAGCAGGATTTCCAGAAACTCTTGGAGATCCTGGGCTCTGAGCGTGAGACATTCCTGAAAGAATATACTCTCCTCATCATCATGAGGGAGAAGCAGGAATTCACCAACTTTCTGAATGAgcaggtgagtgtgtgtgtgagagtgtgagagtgtg belongs to Lepisosteus oculatus isolate fLepOcu1 chromosome 14, fLepOcu1.hap2, whole genome shotgun sequence and includes:
- the LOC138242665 gene encoding RING finger protein 112-like; its protein translation is MIFNVHADVKKTDLEYLELLYLVAQKGEGAFNLKHFQGFDFLVRDWTQTREFGQSGGFRHLERIIQRLEESGTNKQVLRILREKRPCCHLMPFPGDRLLWSQQGTMQEMNEQFQHCLKEYINHIVQVLQTIQSTVTGKTLAEIFKEVAQVILTSTYRISSPAELIHALNKLTLRHVKQEFTIFLNEQRMIIHNTTQGMRRTVELKEAELKARVQGEVSQQDFQKLLEILGSERETFLKEYTLLIIMREKQEFTNFLNEQRFFKNLLVLTYSMQQQNYQL